In one window of Fictibacillus phosphorivorans DNA:
- a CDS encoding DMT family transporter, translating to MKGIIFAFLAGAFITLQGVANARISQNIGSWQAATITQLTGFIAAILIVVIVKDQKWKQFKNVPPIYLTGGSFAAVVIYGNIYGIHSIGVTLTIAVILISQLAITFLIDGKGWFGVLKKEMQVPQFIGIAMMIAGVVILKF from the coding sequence ATGAAAGGAATCATATTTGCTTTTTTAGCTGGTGCTTTTATTACACTCCAAGGGGTCGCGAACGCACGAATCAGCCAGAATATCGGGTCTTGGCAAGCAGCGACGATTACTCAATTGACTGGTTTTATCGCAGCCATTCTAATCGTAGTGATCGTTAAAGATCAAAAATGGAAACAATTTAAAAATGTGCCACCAATTTATCTAACAGGAGGATCCTTTGCTGCAGTCGTAATCTATGGAAATATTTATGGGATCCATTCAATTGGCGTGACGCTTACGATCGCCGTAATCTTAATCTCGCAGCTAGCGATCACATTTTTAATCGATGGCAAAGGCTGGTTTGGTGTATTGAAGAAAGAGATGCAAGTTCCACAATTTATTGGAATTGCGATGATGATCGCAGGCGTTGTCATTTTGAAATTTTAA
- a CDS encoding cell wall hydrolase, whose product MSNLLSKLVLLLVVVTFLFVPTKVQAHGLLTAGSQGYEVSILQEKLKALGLFYGPVTGYYGPITERAVTNFQYETNLSADGVAGPATFLMLQDVEQMARVVHGEARGESYIGKVSVAAVILNRLEDPAFPNNVSSVIHQTNAFTAVHDGQYHLQPSSYAYRAVFDAMKGWDPTYGSVYYYNPELATNTWIFSRTSVTKIGNHLFAK is encoded by the coding sequence ATGAGTAATCTACTTAGCAAGTTGGTACTCTTGTTGGTGGTTGTAACTTTTCTATTCGTTCCAACAAAAGTGCAAGCTCATGGACTATTAACTGCAGGAAGTCAGGGTTATGAGGTATCGATCCTACAAGAAAAGCTGAAAGCACTTGGTTTATTCTATGGACCCGTGACAGGTTATTATGGCCCTATTACCGAGAGAGCTGTTACTAACTTTCAGTATGAAACAAATCTTTCTGCAGATGGTGTTGCCGGTCCCGCAACTTTTTTAATGTTACAAGATGTTGAACAGATGGCTCGTGTTGTACATGGTGAAGCCCGTGGCGAATCCTATATAGGAAAAGTTTCCGTTGCGGCTGTCATATTAAATCGTCTAGAAGATCCTGCATTCCCCAACAATGTAAGTAGTGTTATTCATCAAACGAACGCTTTTACGGCCGTTCATGATGGACAATATCATTTACAGCCTTCCAGCTATGCTTATCGTGCAGTATTTGATGCGATGAAAGGCTGGGATCCTACGTATGGATCTGTTTATTATTACAACCCTGAACTTGCAACAAACACGTGGATCTTCTCAAGAACCTCCGTTACGAAGATCGGCAACCATCTTTTTGCGAAATAA
- a CDS encoding lipase family protein → MKNKKELFVFDAEMALFLAVMSYKAYIVHELCTIELPSHYQMKHEIITDSGEIFGFIAESEDFLVVAFRGTKTMDNVSSYLDVAQVPYTYVTDSGLTHRGITKIYSTFRDALLADIKQLYSNQKKLLVTGHSLGGSLAALFTLDAAVNTNFLNPILYSFASLPIADEDFTKKFYEEVKNSIRVVNVHDAISNCMTPLFFKNKPLLNLPIGQEYQLNFKNRRYIQNHRILCYIHFLRTQYPNEYKELYSKYPGFFPDTSHCE, encoded by the coding sequence ATGAAAAATAAAAAAGAGTTATTCGTCTTTGATGCAGAAATGGCTCTGTTCTTGGCAGTGATGTCTTACAAAGCTTATATCGTCCACGAACTTTGTACGATAGAATTACCAAGTCATTATCAGATGAAACATGAAATTATTACAGATTCAGGAGAGATATTTGGTTTTATTGCTGAGTCAGAAGATTTCCTAGTAGTCGCTTTTAGGGGAACGAAGACCATGGATAATGTAAGTTCCTATCTCGATGTAGCTCAAGTTCCCTATACCTATGTTACAGATAGCGGGTTAACTCACCGTGGAATCACTAAAATTTACAGTACGTTTCGAGATGCTCTGTTGGCTGATATCAAACAGCTCTATTCTAATCAAAAAAAGCTCCTCGTAACAGGTCATAGTCTTGGCGGCAGCCTTGCAGCACTTTTTACATTAGATGCAGCAGTGAATACGAATTTTCTTAATCCTATTCTCTATAGTTTTGCAAGTTTACCAATCGCTGATGAAGATTTCACAAAAAAGTTTTATGAAGAAGTAAAGAACAGCATTCGCGTTGTCAATGTACACGATGCCATCTCAAATTGCATGACTCCTCTCTTTTTTAAGAATAAGCCTCTATTAAATCTTCCGATCGGACAAGAATACCAACTTAATTTTAAGAACAGGCGATACATCCAAAACCATAGGATCCTCTGTTATATCCACTTTCTCAGAACGCAATACCCAAATGAATACAAAGAACTCTACAGCAAGTATCCAGGTTTTTTTCCTGATACCTCTCATTGTGAATGA
- a CDS encoding ZIP family metal transporter gives MMTKIVLSFIFAIGFAIVHLCSKYLSYINKSLQSKFLSFAGGVAVSYVFLHLLPDLSHYQQKVGKRLNHGIGHYLEDHIYLIAVLGLALFYGLERLVKNSKKKQGAQSNSEEVAVSSGVFWVHMASFFLYNAVIGYLLIREEYETKWGMLFFFMALSIHFVANDYGLRKDHKQKYDKYGRVWLTVAILIGWGIGAITVVHELIVSILVALLAGGIILNVLKEELPDDQESSFIAFITGLAGFSVLMMLV, from the coding sequence ATGATGACCAAGATTGTGCTTAGTTTCATATTCGCGATCGGATTCGCTATTGTTCATTTATGTTCAAAGTACTTGAGTTATATAAATAAATCTCTTCAAAGTAAGTTTTTATCGTTTGCAGGAGGAGTAGCTGTTTCTTATGTTTTCCTTCATCTTCTACCCGATTTGAGTCACTACCAACAAAAGGTAGGGAAAAGGCTTAATCATGGAATTGGTCACTATTTGGAAGACCATATCTACTTAATTGCGGTGCTCGGTCTTGCCCTTTTTTATGGACTGGAGCGCTTAGTCAAGAATTCTAAAAAGAAACAAGGCGCACAGTCAAACTCTGAAGAAGTAGCTGTTTCTTCTGGTGTTTTCTGGGTACATATGGCATCATTCTTTCTTTACAATGCCGTTATTGGTTATTTACTCATAAGAGAAGAGTACGAGACGAAATGGGGGATGCTTTTCTTCTTTATGGCATTGAGCATTCACTTTGTCGCTAATGATTACGGCCTGAGAAAGGATCACAAACAAAAGTATGACAAGTATGGAAGAGTGTGGCTTACAGTTGCGATTTTAATCGGTTGGGGTATAGGGGCGATAACCGTAGTTCATGAACTGATCGTATCTATACTAGTTGCACTGTTAGCAGGAGGTATCATATTAAACGTTCTAAAAGAAGAACTGCCAGACGATCAGGAAAGCAGTTTTATAGCTTTTATAACAGGATTAGCTGGTTTTTCGGTACTCATGATGTTGGTATAA
- a CDS encoding MarR family winged helix-turn-helix transcriptional regulator produces MTKNDNYEIDELIKYVKNFKESFLHDEKLNYLQIETMIYLLENHTQTVTELAERIDTTPASTSIIIDRLAKKEMVNRQYTESDRRKVYVSLTETGSQEINRLLIKKNEIISTSLSPLTSKEKLLFTTLNELFQKMND; encoded by the coding sequence ATGACTAAAAACGACAACTATGAGATAGATGAACTGATCAAATATGTAAAAAACTTTAAAGAGTCATTTCTTCATGATGAAAAACTAAACTACCTTCAAATCGAGACCATGATCTATCTGCTTGAAAACCATACACAAACCGTTACCGAACTCGCTGAAAGAATAGACACTACCCCAGCTTCAACTTCTATCATAATTGATCGGCTTGCAAAAAAAGAAATGGTAAACCGCCAATATACAGAATCCGATCGAAGAAAAGTATATGTATCCTTAACAGAGACGGGTTCACAGGAAATCAATAGGTTGTTGATCAAGAAAAACGAGATCATTTCCACATCGCTGTCACCATTAACATCAAAAGAAAAGCTACTATTTACAACTCTAAACGAACTCTTCCAAAAAATGAACGATTAA
- a CDS encoding MDR family MFS transporter, translating into MRKQIMTALLLVTVLAAMEGTIVSTAIPRITSDLSGIELVSWVYAVYMLATAVSTPIYGKLADLFGRKKVILAGIVLFLIGSALCGIAMTMEQLIFYRAIQGLGAGAVMPITMTIIGDLYAEAKERAKAQGWISAVWGVAGVLGPLAGGFLVDTLSWRYIFFLNIPFGLLAFFMLAANYKENLTKGKPYIDYWGAVTFSLGTIAFLYALLTGSQTQDWSNPIIIGLFATAILLYGLFVYIEKRSPEPLIPLNLFTNKSVLIVNSLTLISGAVVICITIYLPIWSQGVMGKTATQAGFVLMPLPVMWTLGSLVAGNLVGRLKDNWIITLGISVVSAASLLFYLLDAHSPTYLIYVASGILGLGMGLITPIYMLIIQASVPSNKRGVAVASNTFTNTFSQTLGSAVFGTIFNLITISKAEKAGQNLDLNASFEHGGELPSSQLGQLQEIIASGVHAIYGVTLLLTLFGIGVSFLLLKYKNGETKSSNVG; encoded by the coding sequence ATGAGAAAACAAATTATGACCGCTTTATTGCTTGTTACTGTTCTGGCTGCAATGGAAGGTACGATTGTGAGCACTGCCATTCCACGTATTACAAGTGATCTTTCTGGCATTGAACTTGTAAGTTGGGTATACGCGGTGTATATGCTTGCAACAGCGGTTTCGACACCAATCTACGGAAAGCTGGCTGATTTATTTGGCCGAAAAAAGGTAATTCTTGCGGGGATCGTTCTTTTTTTAATTGGATCTGCTCTTTGTGGAATTGCTATGACCATGGAACAACTTATTTTCTATCGCGCGATTCAAGGACTTGGGGCTGGTGCAGTTATGCCGATCACGATGACAATCATCGGAGACCTGTATGCTGAAGCAAAAGAAAGAGCGAAAGCACAAGGCTGGATCTCGGCCGTTTGGGGAGTAGCTGGTGTTTTAGGACCTCTAGCAGGCGGTTTTCTTGTTGATACGCTGTCCTGGCGATATATATTTTTCTTAAATATTCCGTTCGGACTTCTTGCTTTCTTTATGCTCGCAGCGAACTACAAAGAAAACCTTACAAAAGGAAAGCCTTATATCGATTATTGGGGAGCTGTTACGTTTTCTCTTGGTACGATCGCTTTTCTTTATGCCCTGTTAACAGGAAGTCAAACACAGGATTGGAGTAATCCTATCATTATTGGGCTATTTGCAACGGCGATCCTGCTTTATGGACTGTTTGTTTATATTGAAAAAAGATCACCTGAACCACTCATCCCTCTTAACCTTTTCACTAATAAAAGCGTGCTGATCGTCAACTCACTCACATTGATCTCTGGTGCTGTTGTCATCTGTATCACGATCTATCTACCAATCTGGAGTCAAGGTGTGATGGGGAAAACGGCTACACAAGCTGGTTTTGTTCTCATGCCACTTCCAGTCATGTGGACACTAGGTTCACTCGTTGCGGGGAACTTAGTCGGACGGTTAAAGGACAATTGGATTATTACTCTTGGGATTAGCGTCGTAAGTGCGGCCTCACTGCTTTTCTATCTGTTAGACGCTCATTCTCCAACCTACTTAATCTATGTGGCATCGGGTATTTTAGGACTTGGGATGGGGCTTATCACACCTATTTACATGCTTATTATCCAAGCTTCTGTACCCTCGAACAAACGCGGGGTAGCAGTGGCATCTAATACGTTTACCAACACATTCAGCCAAACACTCGGATCAGCTGTGTTCGGTACAATTTTTAACCTAATCACGATTTCTAAAGCTGAAAAAGCAGGACAGAATCTTGACCTCAATGCTTCTTTTGAACATGGTGGTGAACTTCCAAGTAGCCAATTAGGTCAACTTCAAGAAATAATCGCTTCTGGGGTTCATGCGATTTATGGAGTAACTCTCCTATTAACCTTATTTGGGATTGGCGTTTCCTTTCTTCTTTTAAAATACAAGAATGGAGAAACTAAATCTTCTAATGTTGGGTAG
- a CDS encoding AAA family ATPase: MFLKRIKLLHDDIHSFKEYPFSIPVISNLDEIHLKKNVTFFVGENGTGKSTLLEAIADKCDFHTAGGSRNNMYDVYASGSELGNYVRLSWLPKVSNGFFLRAESFYSFATHLEEVDDTGFRDYGGRSLHKQSHGESFLSLFLNRFKGKAIYLLDEPEAALSPSRQLTFLKIMHDLTTQGDTQFIIATHSPILLGYPNADILSFDDEKISSIDYESTDHFQVTKYFLNNREKLIKELLKGDE, from the coding sequence ATGTTTTTAAAAAGAATTAAGCTTTTGCATGATGATATTCATTCATTTAAAGAGTATCCGTTCTCTATTCCTGTAATCAGCAATCTTGATGAGATACATCTGAAAAAGAACGTAACTTTTTTTGTAGGAGAGAACGGAACAGGGAAATCGACGCTTTTAGAAGCGATCGCGGACAAGTGCGACTTTCATACAGCTGGCGGTAGTCGAAACAATATGTACGATGTGTATGCTTCAGGTTCTGAGCTGGGGAATTATGTTCGGCTTTCGTGGTTGCCGAAAGTATCGAACGGGTTCTTTTTACGTGCTGAATCGTTCTACAGCTTTGCTACTCATCTTGAAGAAGTGGACGATACAGGATTCCGAGACTACGGAGGCCGGTCTCTTCACAAACAATCTCATGGTGAATCCTTTCTGTCATTGTTTTTGAATCGCTTTAAAGGGAAAGCGATCTATTTACTAGACGAACCTGAGGCAGCACTTTCTCCTTCAAGACAGCTCACTTTTTTGAAGATTATGCATGATCTAACCACACAAGGCGATACGCAGTTTATCATTGCTACTCATTCTCCCATCTTATTAGGTTATCCGAACGCTGACATCCTAAGTTTTGATGACGAAAAGATTTCTTCCATAGACTATGAATCTACAGACCATTTCCAAGTCACCAAGTACTTTTTAAATAATAGAGAGAAGTTGATCAAAGAGCTTCTTAAAGGCGATGAGTAA
- a CDS encoding GNAT family N-acetyltransferase: MYDHLKKLQKKHLKKATEVLTESFIDNPMFVYFFPIPKKRRKILRSVFPMVLRILQSNGSLYVTSDHVEGLFCVSQHGEKTKIGKLILAALSCTFRLPGVLIQLPLIDFLRKASLLQSSNSKLYYYKSNYEHFLLVDSVCVDPTHRHQGHMTTMMRAAVAETNQKRTFCLLQTETIQNVRIYTHLGFSLVEEITSDEIPFSTFVMIYDPFDLTTNRELDT, translated from the coding sequence ATGTATGACCACTTAAAAAAACTACAAAAAAAACACCTCAAAAAAGCAACTGAAGTTCTAACGGAGTCGTTTATTGATAATCCGATGTTTGTGTATTTTTTTCCTATCCCGAAGAAAAGAAGAAAAATTTTACGTTCTGTCTTCCCTATGGTCCTTCGAATTCTGCAATCTAACGGCTCATTGTATGTAACGTCTGATCATGTAGAGGGACTCTTTTGTGTATCTCAGCACGGAGAGAAAACAAAGATAGGAAAATTAATACTTGCTGCTCTTTCATGCACCTTTCGCCTACCCGGTGTTCTCATACAATTACCTTTAATCGATTTCCTCAGAAAAGCGAGTCTTTTACAATCATCCAACAGCAAACTTTACTATTATAAGAGTAACTATGAACACTTTCTGTTGGTTGATTCCGTATGCGTAGATCCAACCCACCGACATCAAGGTCACATGACTACTATGATGAGGGCAGCTGTTGCAGAAACCAACCAGAAAAGAACTTTTTGTTTGCTGCAAACAGAAACGATTCAAAACGTGAGAATCTATACGCACTTAGGTTTTTCACTCGTTGAAGAGATTACGAGTGATGAAATCCCCTTCTCTACTTTTGTAATGATCTATGATCCATTCGACTTAACGACAAATAGAGAACTAGATACATAA
- a CDS encoding n-acetylglutamate synthase, producing MINYDGKVFVSVQNSSNGEVSSQTTFHYKQEGNIVTASYEGGEILKGTLIGIANEDGSLNFRYNHVNTSDEIKGGACVSQPEILSDGRIRLYEKWRWAEGSSGESTIEEVR from the coding sequence ATGATTAATTATGATGGAAAAGTATTTGTTTCTGTTCAAAACTCTTCAAACGGTGAAGTATCCTCACAAACAACCTTTCACTACAAACAAGAGGGAAACATCGTGACAGCTTCCTACGAGGGTGGAGAAATCTTAAAAGGCACGTTAATCGGAATAGCTAATGAAGATGGGAGCTTGAACTTCAGATACAATCATGTGAACACGTCTGATGAAATAAAAGGTGGGGCATGTGTTTCTCAACCTGAGATCTTAAGTGATGGAAGGATTAGATTGTATGAAAAATGGAGATGGGCTGAGGGGAGCTCTGGTGAATCCACAATTGAAGAAGTAAGATAA
- a CDS encoding copper amine oxidase — protein MNLKKLIVPALSVSLLIPTAGNVQAAEKPTVNTPASQLRADLDYLLSEHFVLAVTAMTKSYDGAKDAEAANKALDQNALDMTPAIASVYGEEGAAEFERIFREHNNYTDDLVNAAKDKDKNARADAEKEVAEFVEEFSTFLSTATEGKLPKEAATEAVKVHEAQVLEVFDNYVEGDYKEANETFREGYKHMYVISDALSGAITTQMPEKFENTKSDTPAADLRSALNSLAAEHFALAATGMQKGFDQKEDYDFVSWAEDAHTADFKAAIASIYGEEGAAQFEKVWQGNHINAQSEIVAATLEGDEAKAKEAKAKLDQFAMDFGAFLGAATAENLPAADAEKAIKAHEDLVRQTFDQYVAGDYDASYASFREGYKYMFGVGQALGGAIVTQMPDKFAGSEMPSDMPKTGFGGASDSTSTSAIALTGLGSLLAISALFLFRRKSMNQ, from the coding sequence ATGAACTTGAAAAAATTAATCGTACCCGCATTAAGCGTATCCTTACTAATTCCTACTGCTGGAAATGTACAAGCAGCTGAGAAACCAACGGTGAACACTCCAGCTTCTCAGTTAAGAGCTGACTTGGATTATCTATTATCTGAACACTTTGTCTTAGCCGTTACAGCTATGACCAAATCATACGATGGAGCTAAAGATGCTGAGGCAGCAAACAAAGCTCTAGATCAGAACGCTCTAGATATGACACCTGCAATTGCATCTGTATATGGTGAAGAAGGAGCAGCTGAATTCGAAAGAATCTTTAGAGAACATAACAACTACACAGATGATCTTGTAAATGCAGCGAAAGATAAAGATAAAAATGCTCGAGCAGATGCTGAAAAAGAAGTAGCGGAATTCGTTGAGGAGTTCTCCACTTTCTTAAGTACAGCAACAGAAGGTAAACTTCCAAAAGAAGCTGCCACAGAAGCAGTAAAAGTGCACGAAGCTCAAGTGTTAGAAGTTTTTGATAATTACGTGGAAGGCGATTATAAAGAAGCAAACGAAACATTCCGTGAAGGATATAAACACATGTATGTAATCAGTGATGCTTTATCAGGAGCTATTACTACACAGATGCCTGAAAAATTTGAGAATACGAAATCCGATACTCCTGCAGCAGATCTTCGTTCGGCATTAAACAGCTTAGCTGCAGAACACTTTGCGCTAGCAGCTACAGGTATGCAAAAAGGATTTGATCAGAAAGAAGACTATGATTTTGTAAGCTGGGCTGAAGATGCTCATACAGCTGATTTCAAAGCAGCTATCGCTTCTATCTATGGTGAAGAAGGAGCAGCTCAGTTTGAAAAGGTATGGCAAGGAAACCATATTAATGCACAATCCGAAATCGTTGCAGCAACACTAGAAGGTGACGAAGCAAAAGCAAAAGAAGCAAAAGCAAAACTTGATCAGTTTGCGATGGATTTTGGTGCATTCTTAGGAGCGGCAACGGCTGAAAACTTGCCAGCTGCTGATGCTGAAAAAGCAATTAAAGCCCATGAAGACTTAGTGAGACAAACATTTGATCAATACGTTGCAGGAGATTATGATGCATCATACGCATCATTCCGTGAAGGGTACAAATATATGTTTGGTGTAGGTCAAGCGTTGGGTGGCGCGATTGTAACTCAAATGCCAGATAAGTTTGCAGGAAGTGAAATGCCATCAGATATGCCGAAAACAGGATTCGGTGGTGCAAGTGATTCAACATCCACTTCTGCGATTGCTCTAACTGGTCTAGGATCACTATTAGCAATCTCAGCACTGTTCTTATTCAGAAGAAAATCTATGAACCAATAA
- a CDS encoding class F sortase, translating to MKKIIFLSICSLICFVLAAYNYGIFPSQASPLQKESQTGELKKSILDDTTQASEDNKSPLTKEFTLLKSEVKKLTEAQAKESAEKKGIIPVQIEIPSIDVKAPIEQVGILENGQMGVPEDINSVGWFEPGAKPGGRGSSVLAGHVDSKTGPAIFFNLKNLKQGDEIIVTDKNGAALTFVVKKQKSYQRNSAPINEIFQTSSGQNLNLITCSGVFDRKEGTHEERLVVFAELQQEKVKEPVTPPEAPDNVEVNGSFVTWHAVRKDNIVGYRIYRSEKKDGKYEQVGSISAHERKNYTDQNAEEYFYYVTSIDTLGTESKPSNISKVK from the coding sequence ATGAAAAAAATTATCTTTCTCTCCATCTGCAGTCTGATTTGTTTTGTCCTGGCAGCTTACAATTATGGAATCTTTCCATCTCAAGCATCTCCATTACAAAAAGAATCCCAAACCGGAGAGCTTAAAAAATCCATATTGGATGATACAACACAAGCATCTGAGGATAATAAGAGCCCTTTAACAAAAGAGTTCACTCTTTTGAAGTCCGAAGTAAAAAAGCTGACTGAAGCTCAAGCAAAAGAATCTGCGGAAAAGAAAGGTATCATCCCAGTCCAAATTGAGATTCCATCAATCGATGTGAAGGCACCAATCGAACAGGTAGGAATTTTAGAAAACGGACAAATGGGTGTACCAGAAGATATCAATAGCGTTGGTTGGTTCGAACCGGGCGCAAAACCTGGTGGCAGGGGAAGCTCAGTTTTGGCAGGACATGTTGATAGCAAAACGGGGCCGGCTATTTTCTTTAATCTTAAGAATCTAAAGCAGGGTGATGAAATCATAGTAACGGATAAAAATGGGGCAGCACTTACTTTTGTGGTTAAAAAACAAAAAAGCTATCAAAGAAACTCAGCTCCAATTAATGAGATCTTCCAAACTTCTAGTGGTCAAAACTTAAATCTGATTACTTGCTCAGGTGTTTTTGATCGAAAAGAAGGAACACACGAAGAAAGACTTGTTGTATTTGCTGAGTTACAGCAAGAAAAAGTTAAAGAACCAGTTACACCTCCTGAAGCTCCAGACAATGTGGAAGTGAACGGAAGCTTTGTGACTTGGCACGCGGTTCGTAAGGATAATATTGTTGGTTACAGAATTTATAGAAGTGAAAAGAAAGACGGAAAATACGAACAAGTCGGAAGTATTTCTGCTCACGAAAGAAAGAATTATACAGATCAAAATGCAGAAGAATACTTTTACTATGTAACATCGATTGATACTTTAGGAACAGAATCAAAACCTTCCAATATCTCTAAGGTTAAATAA
- a CDS encoding nicotianamine synthase family protein yields MKERFELLLSLKVTEYEINELSKFAKECDECYELLKVKLDSLHHFMTDPINLHRWQEWGEDKDIMSLSEKLREASVQALCDMEKYQSVRTCNHQLNASEYITTLSQTVKHELDELHINENSKVLFIGSGAFPISALTIASEKNAEVHCIDIDEEAVEMGRKVSEITGLQENVRFSKSVLNDVPFAKNTTHVLIASLVRNKWEVLDELKDLLQPHTKVILRYGNGLKSIFNYSLEMNLTKDWKLQSVKRTGGIYDTMVLEKVNA; encoded by the coding sequence GTGAAAGAGAGATTTGAATTACTACTATCTTTGAAAGTTACCGAGTATGAGATCAATGAACTTTCAAAGTTTGCCAAAGAATGTGATGAGTGTTACGAGTTATTAAAAGTAAAGCTGGATAGTCTTCACCATTTTATGACAGATCCGATAAACCTGCACCGATGGCAGGAATGGGGAGAAGACAAGGATATTATGTCACTGTCTGAAAAGCTCCGGGAAGCTTCTGTACAAGCACTCTGTGACATGGAAAAATATCAAAGTGTGCGTACATGTAACCATCAATTGAATGCAAGTGAATACATAACTACACTCTCTCAAACTGTGAAACATGAATTGGACGAATTACATATCAATGAGAACTCTAAGGTATTATTTATAGGTTCTGGAGCGTTTCCTATTTCTGCTCTCACGATCGCGAGTGAGAAGAATGCTGAAGTTCATTGTATAGACATTGATGAAGAAGCGGTCGAGATGGGAAGAAAAGTCTCTGAGATTACAGGCTTACAAGAAAACGTCAGATTCTCTAAATCTGTTCTAAACGACGTTCCCTTTGCCAAGAATACAACTCATGTCTTAATCGCTTCACTTGTCAGAAATAAATGGGAAGTACTGGATGAACTAAAGGATTTATTACAGCCTCATACAAAAGTGATTCTCAGATACGGAAACGGTTTAAAATCAATATTTAACTATTCGTTAGAAATGAACCTAACGAAAGACTGGAAACTGCAGAGCGTTAAACGAACAGGTGGTATTTATGACACGATGGTCTTAGAGAAGGTTAACGCATGA
- a CDS encoding opine metallophore biosynthesis dehydrogenase: MNGSKGSEGNVDTKSSKDLGNILIAGVGPAAIQTAVQLFNAGFSERIGLYNRPGARAERIKRELNLNKFEMALTIQGKEAELTTKVDCFLDDVSQLSDEWDTVILATPCTSYANVIESLQTADLKRVRTIVLLAPNIGSNDLVKNLLLKETVEVISMSTYFAATKSLNSAIKAHTKAYKKRIYLGSSNLKSRMVNTLQEFLKSMNIDGEIVDHPLDAECRNITTYVHPAFFLNRFTLNEIFGLHSNDKKYMYKLFPEGPITPQRIRIMVRLWKEIATLMNELGAKPINLLQFLNDDNYPVPTECIQREDIDDFSEYEAVKQEYLMYIRYASILIDPFSEPDHEGRYFEFSAVPFKKAEEENKGVWSIPRIPFEDYQKLIVIHGLAENSGIPMPEMKRLIKSFESECEQIESLLGIKESIIEARRESSLGEVTNIMKERKRQLQ; the protein is encoded by the coding sequence ATGAATGGAAGTAAAGGAAGTGAGGGAAACGTGGATACAAAAAGTTCTAAAGATCTCGGGAATATTCTAATAGCAGGAGTTGGACCAGCTGCCATCCAAACAGCTGTCCAGCTTTTCAATGCTGGCTTTAGTGAAAGAATAGGATTGTATAATCGGCCAGGTGCTCGTGCAGAACGGATTAAAAGAGAACTGAATCTAAATAAGTTTGAAATGGCTCTTACTATTCAGGGTAAAGAGGCAGAATTGACGACAAAGGTGGATTGTTTTTTGGATGACGTATCTCAACTATCTGATGAATGGGATACGGTTATTCTTGCAACTCCCTGTACGAGCTATGCAAACGTAATTGAGTCACTACAGACTGCTGATTTAAAGCGCGTAAGAACCATAGTTTTGCTAGCTCCCAACATCGGTTCAAACGATCTCGTGAAAAATTTGCTGTTAAAAGAAACAGTTGAAGTGATCAGCATGTCAACATATTTTGCTGCTACTAAATCTCTTAACTCTGCTATAAAGGCTCATACGAAGGCATATAAAAAACGTATTTATCTAGGTTCATCAAATCTTAAAAGCCGTATGGTAAATACACTGCAAGAATTTTTAAAATCAATGAATATCGATGGGGAGATCGTCGACCACCCTCTCGATGCAGAATGCAGAAATATAACAACATATGTGCATCCTGCTTTTTTCTTAAATAGATTTACTTTAAATGAAATATTCGGCCTTCATAGTAACGATAAGAAATATATGTATAAGTTGTTTCCTGAAGGTCCTATCACACCACAAAGAATAAGAATAATGGTGAGGCTCTGGAAAGAGATTGCTACATTAATGAATGAATTGGGAGCAAAACCGATCAATTTATTACAGTTTTTAAATGACGATAATTATCCAGTTCCAACAGAATGCATCCAAAGAGAGGACATTGATGATTTTTCAGAATACGAGGCGGTCAAACAGGAGTATCTGATGTATATACGCTATGCTTCTATTCTAATCGACCCATTTTCAGAGCCCGATCATGAGGGAAGATACTTTGAATTCTCAGCAGTTCCCTTTAAAAAAGCAGAAGAAGAAAATAAGGGAGTGTGGTCTATCCCCAGGATACCGTTTGAAGATTATCAAAAGTTGATCGTGATCCATGGACTTGCAGAGAATTCAGGAATTCCAATGCCTGAGATGAAAAGACTCATCAAAAGTTTCGAATCAGAGTGTGAGCAGATTGAATCTCTGTTAGGAATAAAAGAGTCAATAATCGAAGCAAGAAGAGAATCTTCCTTGGGAGAAGTAACAAACATCATGAAGGAAAGAAAGAGGCAATTACAATGA